The following coding sequences lie in one Mercenaria mercenaria strain notata chromosome 5, MADL_Memer_1, whole genome shotgun sequence genomic window:
- the LOC123558421 gene encoding retron Vc95 probable ATPase-like produces MLRSVCFKNFVHFKEKQFLDFQGAGPFIFIGENGAGKSSVLEGIRRCLHTELSTSVSSSFENDKLSYFICIFETEPMKKENDAGSLKKENDADPLKKKGTDPLKKEYVICGVVVIPKSWEDMTLRYKFAMYYPERNKPMQKHLLCVNTKDGRIHVHAFKTPGSKENVDSKQKFIKAIFENTPDIDECIETFLLSELDPARPIEETENEDGPLDLLTNRIVFTFPLRSIGPLQWSESERIRHDKREENYAEAERRCEIIKSFLMDENQTRFDRTKEGQIFKALTKSEAYSFGLSDDSSNSDRQLLLNGSTFALLKAPEGILEAKAFSILMSGKQYKTIILEEPDRGMHPQFIERMVHLIKQYESEKRVILTTHNTAFISPWTLSDCFVFRQNYNECCIVSGKAIAMDTKKPKKQRIFMKKLRLLTSDHLSDILFAKKVLFCEGDSDFLFITELKQQILSGDAKTICIFKGDTFDYMKLEDSLVELTIVKLNGKGNTKLCQSVSKEIKLDAFFLLDKETGGKGEKFGDDTNVFIWKYGDIEDMVIKMCMSNVKLKSDLSEQNVTVNLDKFQKKKESNEKLFLREDVSIASIRTGVKLILEQCKPESDLVSFIRFLYLGKA; encoded by the exons ATGCTAAGAAGTGTTTGTTTCAAGAATTTCGTTCACTTCAAAGAAAAACAGTTTCTGGACTTCCAGGGTGCCGGGCCTTTTATTTTCATAGGCGAAAATGGCGCAGGAAAGAGTTCTGTTTTAGAGGGAATACGACGGTGCTTACACACAGAGTTAAGTACTTCAGTCTCGTCGTCATTTGAGAATGACAAGTTATCgtattttatatgcatttttgaGACTGAACCGATGAAGAAAGAGAATGATGCTGGCTCgttaaagaaagaaaatgacGCTGACccgttaaagaaaaaa GGCACTGACCCGTTAAAGAAAGAGTATGTAATATGCGGGGTAGTTGTTATTCCAAAATCTTGGGAAGATATGACTCTGAGATACAAATTTGCTATGTACTATCCTGAAAGGAATAAGCCCATGCAAAAACATCTTCTCTGTGTAAATACAAAAGATGGTCGCATACATGTACATGCCTTCAAGACACCGGGTTCGAAAGAAAACGTCGACTCTAAGCAaaagttcatcaaggctatcttcgAAAATACACCAGATATCGATGAATGTATTGAGACATTTTTGCTATCTGAACTGGACCCCGCAAGGCCTATCGAGGAGACTGAAAATGAAGATGGCCCATTAGACTTATTAACAAACAGGATTGTATTTACCTTTCCTCTCCGTTCTATTGGTCCATTGCAATGGTCAGAAAGTGAGCGCATTAGACACGATAAACGAGAAGAAAACTATGCTGAAGCAGAAAGAAGATGTGAAATTATTAAAAGCTTCCTTATGGATGAGAACCAAACACGATTTGATAGAACCAAGGAGGGTCAAATATTCAAAGCATTAACAAAGTCTGAGGCATACAGTTTTGGGCTCAGTGATGACAGCAGTAACAGTGACAGGCAATTGCTTTTGAATGGCAGTACGTTCGCCCTGCTGAAAGCCCCTGAAGGCATTTTAGAGGCAAAAGCCTTTTCCATTCTAATGTCTGGTAAACAGTACAAAACAATCATTCTTGAAGAACCTGACAGAGGAATGCATCCTCAATTTATTGAAAGAATGGTACACTTGATTAAACAATATGAAAGCGAAAAACGTGTTATTCTAACAACGCACAATACGGCATTCATCTCACCATGGACTTTATCCGACTGTTTCGTTTTCAGGCAAAATTACAACGAGTGTTGTATAGTTTCTGGAAAGGCTATTGCTATGGACACCAAAAAGCCTAAAAAACAAAGAATCTTTATGAAAAAGTTAAGACTTCTCACATCTGATCATCTGTCAGATATATTATTTGCGAAGAAAGTCCTGTTTTGTGAAGGAGATTCAGATTTTCTATTCATAACTGAACTAAAACAGCAAATTCTTTCTGGGGATGCCAAAACAATATGTATTTTCAAAGGGGATACATTTGACTACATGAAACTTGAAGACAGTCTTGTTGAACTcacaatcgtaaaactgaatggCAAAGGAAATACTAAATTGTGTCAATCAGTTAGTAAGGAAATAAAACTGGATGCATTTTTTCTCCTCGACAAAGAGACGGGAGGAAAGGGAGAAAAGTTTGGAGATGACACGAATGTTTTCATTTGGAAATACGGTGATATAGAAGACATGGTAATTAAAATGTGCATGTCCAATGTCAAATTGAAAAGCGATCTTAGTGAGCAAAATGTTACTGTAAATCTTGACAAATTTCAAAAGAAGAAGGAATCAAACGAAAAACTGTTTCTGCGAGAAGATGTTTCAATAGCAAGCATAAGAACAGGGGTCAAGCTTATTTTAGAACAGTGCAAACCTGAAAGTGATCTGGTTTCTTTCATCAGATTCTTGTACTTGGGAAAAGCCTAA